The following DNA comes from Papaver somniferum cultivar HN1 chromosome 4, ASM357369v1, whole genome shotgun sequence.
CCATAATATTTTGCTTCTCTGATATACAAATAATTTGGATTTACATGACTATACCAGACTCGGTTCACTTTATAGTCTTTCTGCCCTCTAACTATGGAGATAATTTTAACACTACTCTATCCTGTCATTAAGTAATTTATTTACTGTACTATGAAGGGAAGAAGGATATGTTTTGGTGGTGATAAAGAGTAATCAACTGGCTTACCCGACTCAGCTCTTTTTAGGAAGTCCACCAAAGCGAACATAAAAATCAGTGTAGCAATCTACAAGAACTAAATAGAACAAATGTTAATCCCCATAATAGATTAATTattcctcttctttttcttttgccaaAGTGATATACTTATCGTAATGCTTACATATTTCTACTTACATGTTGAGACCACAATGTTGGAGACCCTTACAATGGATTATTAAACTTAGAGCTTGTCTTTGTAGGTGAACTGTATTGTATTTGATAAGACTGGGACTCTAACTATTGGTAAACCAGTAGTTGTCAACACAAAGTTTCTGAAAAGggttcctgattttcttgaacTGGTAGCCGCAACTGAGGTTTGCTCGCTTTCTCTGTTTTTTCAGTTGTGCTGTAGGAAAATTCTTTCACATAAGAGATGACCAATTTGACGGCCACCAGTATATTCGATGACTGAAATATACTTCTGTTTTAAATTTTGAACCTGATCAGGTTAATAGCGAACACCCGTTAGCAAAGGCGATTGTTGACTATGCCAAGAAATGCAGAGGAGACGATGAAAATCAAGTCTGGCCAGAagcacatgaatttgaatccattaCTGGGCATGGTGTCAAAGCCATTGTTAAAGGCAAACAAATACTTGTGGGGAATAAAAGTTTTTTGCAAAACTCCAGCATCTCAGTCCCAGCTGATGCTGAAGAGtttcttgcagaaactgaagagtTGGCACAAACCGGAATTCTGGTATCAATAAATGAACAGGTGGTTGGGGTCCTAGCAATATCAGATCCGTTGAAGCCCGGTGCTCGGGAGGCGATCTCCATTCTCAAGTCCATGAATATCGAAAGCATTATGGTGACTGGCGATAACTGGGGAACTGCGAAGTCAATTGCCAAGGAGGTGGGAATTGAAAAAGTATATGCTGAAGCAAAGCCTGACCAGAAAGCAGGGAAAATAAAGGAGTTGCAGGtattaaaaatatgttaattCAGTTAAGAAAATGTTAGTTTTGATAGCATTAGGTACTTAATGCTTGAATATAACCTAGATCTCCCAACAAAGTAAAATGGTAAATTTTGTTTTGaatcaatttttcttcattttcattgATAGAATTCGGGCTTTATCGTGGCAATGGTTGGAGATGGCATAAATGACTCGCCGGCACTAGTAGCTGCTGATGTTGGAATGGCAATAGGTGCTGGCACAGATATTGCCATTGAAGCAGCTgacattgttctcatgaagagCAACCTAGAAGATGTAATAACAGCCATCGACCTTTCCAAGAAAACATTCTCTCGTATCCGGCTAAACTACATCTGGGCTTTAGGTTATAACATCCTCGGCATTCCAATTGCAGCTGGGGTTCTTTTCCCATCCACTAGATTCCGTCTTCCACCTTGGGTAGCTGGTGCTGCAATGGCTGCTTCTTCGGTTAGTGTTGTTTGTTGTTCACTCCTGTTAAAGTACTATAAAAGACCCAAGAAATTAGAAACTCTTGAAATTAGAGGGATTCAAGTAGAATGAACTATAAATGGTTTTGTCTTTTATGTTTCATGTTAATAATGATGAAGGTGAAATGTATTTTTCGAAAGACATTGTACAGGGATTGATTGTTGATTGCTTTAATAAAACTGTTTGAACTTTGACGTTTAAGATCTTGAATGTAAGATGTTAACAGTGAACTTTGGAATCAAGAAGACCAGTGTCGTTAGACTTGTTGAATTTCCTTTGCTTTCCCTCATTTTCAAATCCGGACTACGATCCAGTCAGGGGCGGATACAAAGGGGAACATATGGGGTGGCAGCCCCCCATAGGATTTTGAGATCAATACATACTTGTATATATTCTTAACAATTTGTAGCTTTGAACAAATCTTGTTAGCCCTTAAGAAAAATTTGAGAATAAAAAAAGATACTCATATATATTTTATAGTTTTAAAACTAAACTTATTTTATCGGACTACTAAAACTGAAATAAAATTATGGATCTTTAGTATATCTTAATTTCCGTGTTCCTGGAAAAAAAACAATGTTtccataattttatttttaagtaagttttatctttatagaggtttccaatttccaatttgtATGAACCATAgagtatttaatttaatttaaaattgGTGTATGAGATTCTTCGTTGTTATGTATTCACTTTTGAAGCGAAAAGGGCAAAATTCGTTAAAACAAATATGTCACCAAGAAATAAAATAAGtaaggaaagaaagaaagaaataaaaataataaaagaagagAAACAAGAAAGCCCACTAAAATTCAGAACCTCCGAAAAGAGAAAAACAGAAAAACCTCAGATCAAGATAATTCTTACATTTCCGAGAAACTCCAAAGGTACtggaagaaataaaaaacaaTTCATCTTCTAAAATCTCTATTTCATCTTGAACTGAGCATTTGacaatattaattcttttatcaTTATCAGAATCAGGGTCGAAATCTCTAAAACTATCATCATACTCAATCAgaggtgttttatttatttattttgtttctgaGCGAGGTTTTGCATTCCTCCCGATAAGATCTCTACACATAGATTTCATGGGAAGGTCATAGACACCGATTATCTTACTTACTAAAACCAATTTGAAAATCTATTCGAGCATAGATTCCGAACTCACTAACAGAGATAGTAGCCTCGGCCTCTTGGACTTTCATTCTGTTTTTCGAATAACCAAAAATTTTCACCATTGAATTCGTTTTTATAGAACAAGAGGGTTTTGTTCTTCATCTTGAATTCACCGCTTATGAAGTTTTCAACTGCACTGTTATTTCATTATATCATATGAAGCCATCACCATTTAATGTTCAACAAAAGTATATATAGCCGAGAAATTGCGTTTCAAGGAAATAGTGATCATCACATTAGTTAGTTGACTGATTCATTCTTTTTAATTTATCTAGTTTATTGTTTGATTCATTAATCGTCGTTTTATAGAGCATATGGAAGACAATATACTTACGCGCACAACTGGTTATTCAATTGCATCAATTGGTTTCATATGTTTGAGCATAAGTATGTATCTCAAATATATATGTATCTTCAATTGTTAATCTTTTCTTATGGTTGTGTCATACTTTTCTTAATGAATACGCGAGCCTTGTGTTCGAATTTCCACTAATCTAAGTTAACGTGAAGAAATTGATCTGGACTATATGGTTCGTGTAAAATTTCTACTAAGAATTACTATACAATTATATATACTTGTATCCAATTTTAGTATCACAAGGTACTTGTATGAATAACTAGTTGAAATCTTGTTTTAGGCAGTTAATAAGTTTTTGAACGGATTTTATCCACCATTTGCTTAACTCAGATAGATAGAATTTTTATTCTATTATTttgtatctttgaatttttctgtATCAATAATACGAAAGAggataagatgaaaaaaaattcttcataattttttgctaaaaaaaaagaagcaattaTAACATACATATATCTCAGCAACTAGTTTTGCTGTCAATTTATCACAGTGGAACACTAACAATTTGTTTTGTCATATATATAAGTTTGAGATATACAATAACTTAATTAAATCCAacgactttttttctttttcttttttgcgtataatattttattatgatACAAAATTTTCTTTACATATAAATATTTGCTAGTAGTATATCAATTAATATATAAGCATTACAGaaaaagttaaaataaaaatctCATTAACGTATTTACTTAATACACATAATGCGCATTTATACAAACTTAATGACAAAAAAACATCTTTTGCGTTAAAAATGCAATTTCTTATAATATGGTGCAGATCTATGGGAGTGTTTGGGATGGAGAAATTTGCTCATGGAGCACAGGTCTATGTGTTACTTCCGATCTTTCGACATAATATATTTTAAATAAAGTTTTAGAGAATTTTCTTATGGCACCGCACTGTACTTCTTCGAGAGTGTTATGAGACTCATTTCTTGTTCAACATAACCGTAGAGTGTACGGAGTTGTGTATAGTGATAAAAACAATATGCTGATTAAGCTGAATCTATTAGTAAGTATTGCAAAGTTGATATTCATATTGTAACACCATATGTTAAGGTTGCATCTTATAATCTCGTGTCAATCAAGTAGTAAAAagtgttgttgttattgttgtataaggatccTTCATGAATAAACCAAACTACAATAACTTTTTAGTCCATGATCTCTGACTCTAGGTATCTTAGAAAAAATAACATACACATGATCCATGATTACCATAATTTACGTATCTAAAAATTAATCTCTAATTGAAGCAACCATTGGATCATGGTTTGGGTTCATCTTCAAAACACATTCATGGTTCTCTTAAGCTAAAATTTGttgtttttatacagtttttgtCATCCTAAATTCAAATTACAAATCTATCACCTATGGTTTTTCTCAAATGGAAACTTTTTTAAGTCTTAAATGTACATTCACTTGCAATAATAATTCACTTAAAACAGATTTGTAAAGATAATTTTGTTCGCCTCACTCCTGAATTTCAATCAAAGGCTAGTACTAGTTACTAACATTggagaaaaagaaagataaaaaaaagataCCCCTGGAACCGTTATTCATGAAACCTGCTAACTTTGATTTTTTCCTGGACTCCAATATGGGGGTGtgacaacaaaaaaaaactaactcactGTCTCAGTCAAACCCCACCCACTGTCTCATTGTTCCTTCCCATCAAATTAAATCTCTCCTCCCAACAACTCCACTGTCTTCATTGTACGCATGCAAGTGACTTCATCACGGCATCACTTCTCATAAAAAACAAAACACCAACCCATTTGTATTCCGCAGCTTCCTTTCAAATGATTTTCACACACTCCAAAAGCAACACCGAATCCGAAAACAGAAGAAAAATGAGTTCTCCTCATCAATTAATACCCACTCTTCGGAAAAAAACCTCTCACTGAAATACCAATACCACAATTTTTTGGTGGACCAATTTTCTGCACTGTCAGATTAAGATTATAATGAACCTGTCCAAGAAGAAGGAAATTCAAATGAAATATCTCATGGCCATAGAGGACAAGGCAGCAGGAATGGGACCTTTAGAAGATTTAAAAGAACAAGAGAGAATGAAAGTTCAAGAGTAATCTCAAACCAAATGACTGAAGCTTTTGAGGAAGGTGAATCCAGCCAGCAGCATATGGAGCATAACCTTCAAGATGCAGCACAAGGAGTAGGAGACTGGGACAAATTCATAAGCAACAACCAAGGCTCAAATGCAGGATAAGGAAACTCAGTGGTAAACTCTCTAAACTATATTTattttaaaactcattttcttttCACTCATCTCAGTAATTATTGTCTTGATTTCAATCCCAAAATGAAAATCCTAGATTGGAACCTTCAAGGCCTAGGAAACAAACTAACTAGAGATCACCTAAAAAACTGCATATTCAATTATAATCCTGTGATCATTTTTCTGTCTGAAACTAAGTGCTCTTTAAAAAAAAGCTTCTTATCTTTTAAAACAACTGAAATATCTTAATACCTGGTGAAATGAGGATAAAATTAGAGTAGGTGGTCTAGCTTTATTATGGAAAGATGTCTTGGATCTAGAGTTCATTCATATCTCTAAATACATGGTGAATGTTATCATAAAAAAATAATGAAGCTAACAAGGAGTAGTTTCTAACTTGTCTGTATAGTTCTTCTTATGCAAATGATAGACAGGTTTAATGGAGTTTTATTCAAGAAATGGGAAGAAATATGGATATTCCTTGGGTCATATTGGGAGATTTTAACTCTACTTTGTACAGCTATGAAAGACAAAGTACTCAATCAACCCAACTCAATCCCATCAAATAATTGTCAACACTGTAACCTCCTTAGGCCCAATTGGTATCCCATTTACAGGATGCCCTTTTACTTGGTCAAACCACAGAGATCAATTAAATCAAGTTAGAAAAAGACTAGATAGAGCCTTGTGTTTCCCTTCTTGGATGAATTTTTTCCCAAATGCCATTCTAAAAAATCTTATCCCCTCTGTCTCAAATCATGCTCCAATTCTTCTAATCACAAACCCTCAATCAGAAAGCCTCAGCAAACCATACAGATTCTATGAACACTGGTTATCAAACAAAACAtgtaaagaagaaataaaaataagctggagatgcaattcacaaggcaCTGAAGCTTTCAAGTTTACAAACAAAATCAGAGCTACTAAAAAGATCCCCAAGGAGTGGAAACTAAAGGAATATGGAGACACagatagaaaaataaaagaaactcaagaccaaatccaaaatTGTTTGAACCAGCAGATGATAGACACTCAGGAGCATCAAAGATTACAGCAACAACTAAAGAACATGTATGAAATCAAGAACATAATTTCTTATCAATCCAGAGAAAATGTGATCAAGTACCAAGACATGAATTCTAGAGTATTTCATGCTCAGGCCAATTACAGAAGAAGATGCAATCAAATATATGCTCTGAAAAACAAGCATGGGGAATGGAAAGATTCAAGGAAAGAGATAGATCCAATTCTCAAGGAACACTTCCATGAAATTTCCGCAACTAGTATACCAGAAAATGACTTTGAGATTATGGACCTCATTACTCCTTACATTACAAAGACAGAAAACTTAGAGTTAACAACATttccaaatgaaaatgaaatcaaGAACAATGTGGCTCAGATAAGATCATGGTCAGCCCCAGACCCAAATGGATTTCAGGCAGGTTTCTATCAGCAAAATTGGAAAATATATTAGTTTACTGAATTATACTTCTATTTGAAATCCTGAAATCTAATCAGGTTAATAGTGAGCACCCTTTAGCAAAGGCGATTGTTGACTATGCCAAGAAATACAGAGGAGAAGAGGAAAATCAAGTGTGGCCAGAaacacatgaatttgaatccattaCTGGGCATGGTGTGAAATCCATTGTTCCatttttaaaggaaaacaaataCTTGTGGGGAATAAAAGTTTTTTGCAAAATTCAAGCATCTCAGTCCCAGCTGATGCTGAAGAGtttcttgcagaaactgaagagtTGGCACAAACCGAAATTCTGGTATCAATAAATGAACAGGTTTTTGGGGTCCTAGCCATATCAGATCCATTAAAGCCTAGTGCTCGGGGAGGCCATTTCCATTCTCAAGTCCATGAACATTGAAAGCATTATGGTGACTGGCAATGATTGGGGAACTGCGAAGTCCATTGCCAAGGAGGTCAGGATCGAAAAAGTTTATGCTGAAGCAAAGCCTGACCAAAAAGCACAGAAAATAAAGGAATTGCAGGTATTAAAAATATGCTAACTGAGTTCaaaaatgttaattttattgGCATTAGGTACTTATTGCTTAGATATAACCTAGACCTCCCAACAAAGTAAAATGTCAGATCTTGTTTTAACAACAAGTTTTCTCCATTCTTATTGATAGAATTCGGGTTTTATTATTGGTAAACCGGCAGTCGTCATCACAAAGGTTCTGAAAagggttcatgattttcttgaaCTGGTTGCTGCAACTGAGGTATGCTTGCTTTCTCTGCTTTTCCAGTTGTTTTTTAGGAAATTTATTAGTTGACTGAATTATACTTCTGTTTGAAATTCTGAAATCTGATCAGGTTAATATTGAGCACCCTTTAGCAAAGGAGATTGTTGACTATTCCAAGAAATACAAAGGAGAAGAGGAAAATCAAGTGTGGGCAGAaacacatgaatttgaatccattaCTGGGCATGTTGTGAAAGCCATTGTTAAAGGCAAACAAATACTTGTGGGGAATAAAAGTTTTTTGCAAAATTCTAGTATCTCAGTCCTAGCTGATGCTGAAGAGTTTCTTGTAGAAACTGAAGAGTTGGCACAAACCGGAATTCTGGTATCAATAAATGAACAGGTGGTTGGGGTCCTAACCATATCAGATCCGTTAAAGCACGGTTCTTGGGAGGCCATCTCCATTCTCAAGTCCATGAACATTAAAAGCATTATGGTGACTGGCGATAATAGGGGAACTGCGAAGTCCATTGCCAAGGAGGACGGGATCAAAAAATTTTATGCTGAAGCAAAGCCTGACCAAAAAGCACAAAAAATAAAGGAGTTGCAGGTATTGAAAATATGCTAACTGAGTTGAGAAATGTTAATTTTGTTAGCATTAGGTACTTATTGCTTAGATATAACCTAGACCTCCCAACAAAGTAAAATGTCAGATCTTGTTTTAACAACAAGTTTTCTTCATTCTCATTGATAGAATTCGGGTTTTACCGTGGCAATAGTTGGAGATGGCATAAATGATTCGCCGACACTGGTAGCTGCTGATGTTGGAATGGCAATAGGTGATGGCACAGATATTGCCATTGAAGCAGCCGACATCGTTCTAATGAAGAACAACTTAGAAGACGTAATAACTGTAATCGacctttccacgaaaacattttCTCGTATTCGTCGAAACTACATCTGGGCTTTAGGTTATAACATCCTCGGCATTCCAATTTCTGCCGAGGTTCTTTTCCCATCCACTAGATTCCGTCTACCACCTTGGGTAGCTAGTGCTGTAATGGTTTCTTCTTCGGTTAGTGTTGTTTGTTGTTCACTCCTATTGAAGTACTATAAAAGACCCAAGAAATTAGAAACTCTTGAAATTAGAGAGATTCAAGTAGAATGAACTATAAAGGGTTTTGTATTTGATGTTTCATGTAAATAATGATGAAGttgaaatgtttttatttttcgaaAGATATTGTACAGAGATTGATTGGTTGATTACTTTATCAAAATTGTTTGTTTGTCTCTAAATTATAGCTTCTCAATGAAAACTGTACTGTTTTCCATGGAAATATGATTCAGTCTCCCGTCTTACAGGCCCCAACGCAACTTGGTGGCAACTTGTTTAACTGTAGAACTGGAACGAAGTGCATGCTCTAACTTGGTTGCACCTTGTTTTTCGTTACATCTTATTTGGATGCAGTAAAAACTTCATGTAGATAATATTTTCATGCCTGGTGCAATGCATCCGGCCCGCTTGATTAGAAATAAGAAACTTTGAAAAAATAATGGAAACCTAATCTCAACAGGATACTTTTACAAAGAGAGGCAATGCAGAAATGAAAACGAAGAGCAGTAAATGACGCGGAGACAAAAATCTATGGTCGTCCTCGTGCACACATTCCTCACGAGGTACTTCTCCAAATATTAAAAAACCTTCTTGTCAAAACTTTGATAAGATTTTCTTGTGTTAGTAAGTTATGTTTCAACTCAATCCTTAATGATCTGCGATCTGTAGAATCTCACCTTGTTGAATCACTAGTTCTACTTGGAAAAATCTGAATTTTTAACTGGCAATAATAACAGAATGTGTCCTATTACAATTTAGGAAAACAGTTGCCTTATTGGTTGTTGTAATGATTTAACATGCATGCATTCTGGTGAGTGATAGATATTATAGGATTTTATGGTGTAAGGGCATGTATATGAAATATTTGTTGGGGGAATTACCGATCCGAGACGCTATGCACAATAGGAACCTACACAAGCAATATCATGTAATACCCAAATACAACGAAAATAATACCAATCACACAACACCAAAGATTAATGTGGAAAAACCTCTTCAATACGAAGAGTAAACAACCACAGGCAAACTTCCACTATGATAAATAATGGGTTACAACGACTTCTCCCAATCTGGGTTTCACACAACTTCAAGGTGCATATAGCACTTGGATAACAATGCCATCTTTATCTACTCACCGCTAACGATGGATAACTAATTCTTTACCAAATAAGGTAGACTCAACTAATAACAAAAAAAGGAAGATGAGAAACTTACTACAACCAGGATTTGAACAAACCCTAGAATTACCCCTTTAAAGAGATGTAGAGTGTGGTGGATAAATATTCACCAACCAAACCAGACTTTTGCTagaacacccttcttcttcaagctaACTCAAAACATTAACATCACCAATCAatccattaatggtggttgtactctttttctccttttctccctGTTTGGCTTGGCTGCACAAAAGCTCTCTCTCTTTTGTATTCACGGCAAGCAACTCCCCCTGttttcaattctaatatatatataCTAAACCTAACATCACAAGTATTAGTATTTTTCCTTAACAAGTTAAGGGTTAACCTCTCAATTGGACCCATAAGGAGTGACTAGGCCCAACAATCTCCCTTTCACGACTTATGGCGAGGTACCTGTCACCATCGAATCTGCATTGCTGCTGAAACGTACATGCTTGTACTTTGATAGTGACTTTGTCATCATATTAGGATCGTTATCATCTGTATGGATGTTCTCAACTAACTCCCTCTGCTTATCAAATTTTATCAGCTTCACCTGGCTTGTCTCAACCTTCTTTTCTCTCTTGGTTTCATTAACAAGGATACAAGAAGAAAAACCCTTCATCTCTCTCAATGGAGGTTACACTCTCTTCACCGAAGAAACTTTAATGGTGGCTCACTTACTCTCCCAAAGGAGGCTACATTCCTTTCCCTTGTTCTCACAACCAAGAGaaacttatcttcttcttttccttccttCACAAAAAAACTTTCTTCTTTTCGCCACAAATTTCTGAAACTGTCTGACTTCACAATTTTTAAAATCTTTCTTCAGTTACGCATTTTTAATAAACTGTGATTTTTCCCCTACCCCCCCNNNNNNNNNNNNNNNNNNNNNNNNNNNNNNNNNNNNNNNNNNNNNNNNNNNNNNNNNNNNNNNNNNNNNccccccccccctttttttttttgaatattgattgttttgtttcaACAACAATCACACCTTAATAGGTTTACTACAATGTCACAAAATTGTTACACCATCTTCCATATTTGCACACGGTTATCCCAACCAACatagctctgataccacttgttggGGAAATTCCCGATCCGAGACGCTATGCACCATATGGAACCTAAACAATCAATAATACGCAATACCCAAATATGACGAAAATAATACCAATAACACAACATCAAAGATTAACGTGGAAAAACCTCTTCAATGCGAAGAGTAAACAACCACGGGCAAGCTTCCACTATGATAAATAATGGGTTACAACGACTTTTCCCAAACTGGGTTTCACACAACTTCAAGGGGCATATAACACTTTTCTCTACTCACCGCTAACGATAGACAACTAATTCTTTACCAAATAAGGTAGATTCAACTAATAACAAAACAAAGAATTAATATGATAAACTTACTACTACTAGGATTTGGAAAAACCCTAGAATTACCCCTTTGAGGAGATGAGGATGTGGTGGATAAATCTTCACAAACCAAACCGATGTTTCGCTAGAACACTCTTCTTCTTCAAGCTAACTCAAAACATTAACATCACCAATTAATCCATTAATGGTGGTTgcacttttctctctcctaatcttcCTGTTTCGATTGGCCGCACAAAAGCTCTCTCTGTTTTTGTATTCACGGCAAGCAACTCCCCATGttttcaattctaatatatatacTAAACCTAACATCACAAATATTAGTATTCTTCCTTATCAAGTTATTAAGGGTTAACCTCTTTGTTGGACCCATAAGGAGTGATTAGGCCCAACAATATTTTGTCACTGAGATCTTCAACTTAAGTAAATTTGAGAAACTTCCAACTGTCTCTCGCATTCATGCCATATATATTGTGACCCTGGTAGATTGTCGATTTGGATATTTTTGACAACATAGTACGAGGTTATGTGCATCGTCAAGTGGTCATGTGATGGAAAAATATATTACAAGCACTTAGTACTCAACCATGGAAAGCGATTAAAAACCCGATGACACCACAAGGCTACTCACGAGGGATTTTGAGTGAACATACTAGCGTCTATCCACCCTGCAGTAATTATATTAATGGAGCTCTTTATTTACAAATGTACGACCAGGAGGAAAACAAACATTTTTTCACATCATTCGACCTCCATGAACGGAAGTTCCATGTAATCAAACTACCATAAGATCTTAATCATTCGCATAAGTTATTGTACCATTATCAGTTGGAATACAAGGGTCGTCTTTGTTTTTTCCAATATTAATAAATATGATTCTCATAGTGGCGTGGTTACGTTATATGTATTGAAATACAAAATCAAGCAAGTTTGAGTAAAAGAAACCATAGTGGCGAATCCATAACTGTACTTTGATAAAGGGGGCATTTTTTGTTCTTGAACATCATAAGAATGCACATAATAGATAAAGGGAGAGTATAGGCGTAGAAAAATGTCTCTGATGTTCAAACTCATTAAAATACgaattacaaaattattttttcTGTCCACCAAaatgttctcaaaaaaaaaaaaatcatgtccaaaaaatatttaacaTGAAAACAAAGTATATTATATCATATAAGAATACTTATATGTGAAAAACAAATTCATTGGCGAATATTTATATGCAAAAATAAATATTCATCATATCATAAGAAATTGCATTTTTAACACAAAAGACACTTTTTTTTGTGATTGAGTTTGTATAAACGCACATAATATGTTTATTAAGTAAATACATTAACGAGATTTTTATGATTGTGTTAACTTTATTTTGTAATGCTTATACATTAACTGATATACTACTAGAAAATATTTATATCTAAATAGGAAATTTTGTATCATAAAAGAAATattatatgaaaaaaaaagaaaaaaagtcgtTGAAACTAATTAAGTAATTGTATATCTCAAACTTATATATGACAAAACAAATTATAAATCGTCCAATGTGATAAATTGACCTAACTATAGTAAATATTTTGGTCTACGATCTCCGTGCTCACTTAAAAAACTCATATTTTT
Coding sequences within:
- the LOC113272183 gene encoding probable copper-transporting ATPase HMA5, translating into MVTGNDWGTAKSIAKEVRIEKVYAEAKPDQKAQKIKELQNSGFIIGKPAVVITKVLKRVHDFLELVAATEVNIEHPLAKEIVDYSKKYKGEEENQVWAETHEFESITGHVVKAIVKGKQILVGNKSFLQNSSISVLADAEEFLVETEELAQTGILVSINEQVVGVLTISDPLKHGSWEAISILKSMNIKSIMVTGDNRGTAKSIAKEDGIKKFYAEAKPDQKAQKIKELQNSGFTVAIVGDGINDSPTLVAADVGMAIGDGTDIAIEAADIVLMKNNLEDVITVIDLSTKTFSRIRRNYIWALGYNILGIPISAEVLFPSTRFRLPPWVASAVMVSSSVSVVCCSLLLKYYKRPKKLETLEIREIQSTAWKLAEISGKGEKTIIGGDDLAADVNELGLADKFSHISLGGDAYKALLEGKPLPGVLTLDDDSSA